A region of the Desulfovibrio sp. Huiquan2017 genome:
GCGAGCTGTTCAACGACGGACAGTGCACCGCCCTGGAGCTGGCCGTGGCGGGCCGGTCGGCGGAGAACACCTATTTCGGCAAGCCGTGCGGGCTCATGGACCAGCTTTCCTGCGCGGCCCAGGGCATTTTATCCATCGACTTCGCGAATCCGGCCGATCCGGCCAGGAGCGAGGTGGATTTCGATTTCGACCGGACCGGATACCGGCTGGCCGTGGTCGATACCGGCGGCAGCCACGCGGACCTGACCCCGGACTACGCGGCCATCCCGGACGAGGTGGGCCGAGCCGCCCGAGCCATGGGGCGGGATTTCGCGCGCGGGTTGACCGTGGACGCGGTCCTGGCCCACGTGGCCCGCATCCGCGAGGCCGCCGGAGACCGGGGCGTGCTCCGGCTGATCCATTTCATCGAGGAGACGGACCGCGCCGCCGAACAGGCCGAGGTCCTGGCCGCCGGACGCATGGACGAATTCCTCACCCTGGTCCGCCGGTCCGGGGACTCCTCCTGGCGGCTGCTGCAAAACTGCATTTCGGCCACGGCCCCTCTGGAGCAGCCCATTCCCCTGGCCCTGACCCTGACCGAGCGGTTTCTGGGAGGCCGGGGCGCGTGCCGTATTCAGGGCGGCGGGTTCGCCGGGACCATCCAGGCCTATGTGCCTGAGGCGCGCTTTGCGGCCTACGCGGAATTTATGGAAGAGGTCTTCGGGCAAGGCGCGGTCCTGCCGCTCAAGGTCCGCAAGCCGGGCTTCGAGCGCATCCTGCTCGACGGGGAAGTGCGCGCGTGAGCCAGTTTACCCTCAAAGACCTGGCCCGCAAGTTGGGCGTGTCTCCATCCACGGTGTCCCGCGCCCTGCGCGGCCACCCGGACATCAGCCCGGTCACTCGGCAGCGCGTGGTCGAGGCGGCCGAGAAATACCACTACCACCCCAACCAGCTCGCCCAGTCCCTGCAAAAGAAGCGCAGCAACGTCATCGGGGTCATCGTACCCGAGATCCGGCATTACTTTTTCTCCCACGCCATCAGCGGCATAGAAGAGGTCGCCTACGACAACGGCTACACCATCATGGTCTGCCAGTCCCACGAGACCCTGGCCCGCGAGATCCTCAATGTCCAGGCCCTGGTCTCCAATCGCGTGGCCGGACTGCTCATCGCCATCTCCTCGGAGACCACCTCCTTCGAGCATTTGTCCCGGACCATCCGGCAGCGCGTGCCCCTGGTCCAGTTCGATCGGGTGGTGGAAGAACTCGACACCGGAAAGGTTGTGGTGGACGACTACGCGGCCGCCTACGGCGCGGTGGAACACCTCATCGCGTCCGGCTACCGCCGCATCGGCCACATGGCCGGGCGGGAAGGCATAGCGCTCAACCGCAAGCGGTTCGAGGGATACCGCGACGCCCTGGCGGCCCACGGCTTGCCGCTGGAAGAGAAATTTCACCTGAGCGGCGGGTACCGCGAGGAGGACGGCCGGGCCGGGGCCGACCTCTATCTGGCCCTGGACGAATTGCCCGACGCCATCCTGGCCATCAACGATCCCGTGGCCGTGGGGCTGCACACCCGGTTCAAGGAGCGGGGCGTGCGCATCCCGGACGATGTGGCCCTGGTGGGCTTTTCCGACACCCCGGCGGCGGCCCTCATCGAGCCGGCCCTGACCACGGTCTGCCAGCCCGCCTTCGACATGGGGCGGACCGCCGTTTCCCTGCTGTTGCGCCAGTTCGCCGACGGTGCGGACTTCGAACCCGAGACCGTCGTCCTGGAGACCGAACTGCGGGTGCGGGGCACCTCCGTGTCCAAGGAGGGGCCATGTCGTTGAATCGGCGATCCTTCGGCACCACGGGCGACGGGACCCCGGTGGAACTGTTCACCCTGGCCAACGGAGCGGGCATGGAGGCGGACATCTGCACCTACGGCGGCGCCTTGGTCCGGCTGACCGCGCCCGACCGCGATGGCGTCCCGGCCGATGTTGTCCTGGGGTACGACGATCTTGACGGCTACCTGAACGACGCCTGTTGCTTCGGGCGGCTGGTGGGCCGGGTGGCCAACCGCATCGGCGGGGCGCGCCTGGTTCTGGACGGCGAGACCTTTGCGCTCGACCGCAACGACGGCCGCAATCACCTGCATGGCGGGAGCGGCGGGTTTCACAGCCGGGTCTGGGAGGCGGAGCCTGTCGAAACCGAAAGCGGCTCCGGACTGGCCCTGACCTACAAGAGCCGCGACGGGGAGCAGGGCTACCCCGGCAACCTGACGGTCTCGGCGGTTTACGTCCTGACCGGCGACGGGTTGCGTCTCGATTTTTCGGCGACCACGGACCGGACCACGGTCGTCAATCTGACCGCGCACCCCTATTTCAATCTGACCGGGCGGCCCGGCACGGATTGCCTCGATCACATCCTGACCATTCCGGCCCAGCGCTTTCTGGCCACGAACCGGGAAATGATCCCCACGGGGGACTTGGCCGAAGTTGCCGGAACCCCAATGGATTTTAGAATAGGGACGGCCGTGGGCGCGCGTCTCGGACAGGATTTTCCCCCCCTGGCCTTCGGCGGGGGGTACGACCATTGCTTCGTTCTCGACGAGCGGAACGGGCTGAAGCTCGCGGGGGCGGTGTTCGAGCCCCGCTCCGGCCGGGGCCTGGAGGTCTGGACCACCCAGCCGTGCGTCCAGTTCTATTCCGGCAATCATATCCCGGAAGGGTTGCCCGGCAAGGGCGGTGCGGTGTATGGTGAGAGGTCGGGACTGTGTCTGGAGCCCCAAGGGTTCGTGGACGCGCCGGGCCATGCCGCCTTCCCCCAGGTGACGCTGCGCCCCGGGCAAATATGTAATCAAACGATTTTGTATAATTTTTTCGTTAAGTAGCACAGCAATGTGCGCAGGCAAAAAGAGACGGTGAACATGGCGAACGTGCAATTGAAGAAGGTGGTCAAACGATTCGGCGATGTGGAGGTGGTCCACGGCATCGATCTCGGCATCCAGGATGACGAATTTATCGTTCTGGTCGGACCCTCGGGGTGCGGCAAGTCCACGGTGCTGCGCATGATCGCGGGGCTGGAGCCGATCACCAGCGGCGAGGTGTTCATCGGCGACCGGGTGGTCAACCAGGTCTCGCCCAAGGATCGGAACGTGGCCATGGTCTTCCAGAACTATGCCCTGTATCCGCACATGTCCGTGCGCGAGAACATGGGCTTTTCGCTGAAGATGCGCGGCAAGGGGGCGGACGAGATCGAGGACAAGGTGAACGAGGCTTCCAGGGTTTTGGAATTGACGCCGTACCTGGACCGCAAGCCGTCGGAACTGTCCGGCGGCCAGCGCCAGCGCGTGGCCATGGGCCGGGCCATCGTCCGGCAGCCGGACGTCTTCCTGTTCGACGAGCCCCTGTCCAACCTGGATGCACAGTTGCGCACCCAGATGCGCATGGAGCTGCGGAAAATGCACCTGCGGCTGGCGACCACGACCATCTACGTGACCCACGACCAGATCGAGGCCATGACCCTGGCCGACCGCATCGTCATCCTCAAGGACGGCTATATCCAGCAGGTGGGCACGCCCATCGAGGTCTTCGAGCGGCCCGTCAATGTCTTTGTCGCCCGGTTCATCGGCAATCCCCCCATGAACATCCTCGACGGGACCTTCCACAAGAAGGACGGCGACCGCTACGTGCAGGTCGGCCCGTCGAAATTTCCCGTGGTCGAGGGCCAAAGCGACTCCTTCCAGGACGGCGCTCCCGTGTTCGTGGGCATCCGCCCGGACTCCATCAAGATGGGCGACGGCATCAAGAAACTGCCCGAGGCCTGGATGTGTCAAGGCGAGGTGGTGGTCTCGGAGATCCTCGGCGGACACTCCCACCTGGAGATCGTCGTGGACGGCGAGAATCAGCTTATCGCCGAGGTCGAGGGCCGGGTGGTGGCCCACCCCGGAGAGATCGTGCCCATCGGTTTCGAGTTCAACCGGATGGTTTTGTTCGACCCCGAGACGCAGAAAGCTGTTTATTAATTTTTCAGTGTAACAACTGATCGAGTTAATTGATTTTTGATTGAATGAAGTTGAATCTGCAAACCTTTAGGAGGTACGTATGAGAAAGGCTTTTGCGAAAATGTTGGTCGTGTTTGCGGCCGCGCTGCTGATCGGCGCTCCGCAGGCCGCCCAGGCAAGTGATCTGAAGGGTGATCTGGAGATTTTCTCTTGGTGGGCAGGTGACGAGGGCCCGGCCCTGGCCGCCCTGATCGACATTTACAAGCAACAGAACCCCGGCGTGAACGTGATCAACGCCACCGTGACCGGCGGTTCCGGCGTCAACGCCCAGGCCGTGCTCAAGACCCGCATGCTTGGCGGCGAGCCGCCGGATTCCTTCCAGGTCCACGCCGGCCAGGAGCTCATCGGCACCTGGGTCAAGGCCGACCGCATGGAGGACCTGACGCCGCTGTTCAAGGAGCAGGGCTGGATGGAGGTCTTCCCCGAAGGATTGATCAAGCTCATCGGCACCGACAAGGGCATCTGGTCCGTGCCGGTCAACATCCACCGCTCCAACGTCATGTGGTACGTGCCCGCCAACCTGAAGAAGTGGGGCGTGGAAGCTCCCAAGACGTGGGACGACTTCTTCGCCGCCGCCGAGAAGCTGAAGGCGCAGGGCGTCGTGCCTCTGGCCCTGGCCCAAAACTGGACCGCCAACCACCTGTGGGAATCCGTGGCCCTGGCCTCCATGGGCGCGGACAACTGGGACGCCCTGTGGGCGGGCAAGCTGTCCTTCGATTCCCCCGAAGTGGTCAAGGCGTGGGAACTGTTCGGCAAGGTTTTGCAGTACACCAACTCGGACGCTTCCTCCCTTTCCTGGCAGCAGGCCACGGACATGGTCGTTGACGGCCGCGCCGCCTTCAACATCATGGGCGACTGGGCCGCGGGCTACATGTCCACCACCAAGAAGCTCGCCCCGGGCGAAGGCTACGGCTGGATCGCTTCTCCCGGCACCACCGGCACCTTCATGTTCCTGGCCGACTCCTTCGGCCTGCCCAAGGGCGCTCCGCACCGCGCCAACGCCATTGCCTGGCTTAAGGTCCTGGGTTCCAAGGAAGGCGCGGACGCCTTCAACCCGCTCAAGGGTTCCATCTCGGCCCGCAAGGATTCCGACCTGTCCAAGTACAACGTCTACTCTCAGGACGCGGCCAAGGATTGGAGCAGCAACCGCGTGGTCGGC
Encoded here:
- a CDS encoding aldose epimerase family protein, which translates into the protein MSLNRRSFGTTGDGTPVELFTLANGAGMEADICTYGGALVRLTAPDRDGVPADVVLGYDDLDGYLNDACCFGRLVGRVANRIGGARLVLDGETFALDRNDGRNHLHGGSGGFHSRVWEAEPVETESGSGLALTYKSRDGEQGYPGNLTVSAVYVLTGDGLRLDFSATTDRTTVVNLTAHPYFNLTGRPGTDCLDHILTIPAQRFLATNREMIPTGDLAEVAGTPMDFRIGTAVGARLGQDFPPLAFGGGYDHCFVLDERNGLKLAGAVFEPRSGRGLEVWTTQPCVQFYSGNHIPEGLPGKGGAVYGERSGLCLEPQGFVDAPGHAAFPQVTLRPGQICNQTILYNFFVK
- a CDS encoding galactokinase family protein, coding for MPHAAAYAEALRRGDLDSVLARLYRPEDVAAQRVRYLDLLARFATWPGPGPAVLVLAPGRTELGGNHTDHNLGIVLAAAVQFDCLAAARPNDEGVVRIRSKGFDGEISVALDDLAPRAEEEGTSMALVRGVAAGLAGNGRKVAGFDACVDGEVPLGVGLSSSAAFEVLVGRIFSELFNDGQCTALELAVAGRSAENTYFGKPCGLMDQLSCAAQGILSIDFANPADPARSEVDFDFDRTGYRLAVVDTGGSHADLTPDYAAIPDEVGRAARAMGRDFARGLTVDAVLAHVARIREAAGDRGVLRLIHFIEETDRAAEQAEVLAAGRMDEFLTLVRRSGDSSWRLLQNCISATAPLEQPIPLALTLTERFLGGRGACRIQGGGFAGTIQAYVPEARFAAYAEFMEEVFGQGAVLPLKVRKPGFERILLDGEVRA
- the ugpC gene encoding sn-glycerol-3-phosphate ABC transporter ATP-binding protein UgpC, which codes for MANVQLKKVVKRFGDVEVVHGIDLGIQDDEFIVLVGPSGCGKSTVLRMIAGLEPITSGEVFIGDRVVNQVSPKDRNVAMVFQNYALYPHMSVRENMGFSLKMRGKGADEIEDKVNEASRVLELTPYLDRKPSELSGGQRQRVAMGRAIVRQPDVFLFDEPLSNLDAQLRTQMRMELRKMHLRLATTTIYVTHDQIEAMTLADRIVILKDGYIQQVGTPIEVFERPVNVFVARFIGNPPMNILDGTFHKKDGDRYVQVGPSKFPVVEGQSDSFQDGAPVFVGIRPDSIKMGDGIKKLPEAWMCQGEVVVSEILGGHSHLEIVVDGENQLIAEVEGRVVAHPGEIVPIGFEFNRMVLFDPETQKAVY
- a CDS encoding ABC transporter substrate-binding protein, which produces MRKAFAKMLVVFAAALLIGAPQAAQASDLKGDLEIFSWWAGDEGPALAALIDIYKQQNPGVNVINATVTGGSGVNAQAVLKTRMLGGEPPDSFQVHAGQELIGTWVKADRMEDLTPLFKEQGWMEVFPEGLIKLIGTDKGIWSVPVNIHRSNVMWYVPANLKKWGVEAPKTWDDFFAAAEKLKAQGVVPLALAQNWTANHLWESVALASMGADNWDALWAGKLSFDSPEVVKAWELFGKVLQYTNSDASSLSWQQATDMVVDGRAAFNIMGDWAAGYMSTTKKLAPGEGYGWIASPGTTGTFMFLADSFGLPKGAPHRANAIAWLKVLGSKEGADAFNPLKGSISARKDSDLSKYNVYSQDAAKDWSSNRVVGSLAHGVAANDTFKNGFASIMEMFLKTKNPQAASKACAQLAKKAGI
- a CDS encoding LacI family DNA-binding transcriptional regulator yields the protein MSQFTLKDLARKLGVSPSTVSRALRGHPDISPVTRQRVVEAAEKYHYHPNQLAQSLQKKRSNVIGVIVPEIRHYFFSHAISGIEEVAYDNGYTIMVCQSHETLAREILNVQALVSNRVAGLLIAISSETTSFEHLSRTIRQRVPLVQFDRVVEELDTGKVVVDDYAAAYGAVEHLIASGYRRIGHMAGREGIALNRKRFEGYRDALAAHGLPLEEKFHLSGGYREEDGRAGADLYLALDELPDAILAINDPVAVGLHTRFKERGVRIPDDVALVGFSDTPAAALIEPALTTVCQPAFDMGRTAVSLLLRQFADGADFEPETVVLETELRVRGTSVSKEGPCR